In Leptolyngbya sp. CCY15150, a genomic segment contains:
- a CDS encoding mechanosensitive ion channel, whose amino-acid sequence MNGFLETLGSQLGGFLPSLMGAIAILVVGWIIATAIAAATRGILGRTDIDNRIAGWVMGDRPDGTKLPTEKWISTAIYWIVMAFVIVAFLQALRLDVVSQPLNNFLDQIFSYLPKIGGAAILLGVAWLLATIVRLFVLRGLQRFRLDDQLAEQTGTEVSESPIVLNETLANALYWFVFLFFLPLVLDVLDLQGPLAPVQNLLDQILSALPKILTAVIIGAVGWLIARIVRGIVTNLLSATGIDRLGTRMGLTEAAGTLSLSSLVGTVTYVLVLIPTAVAALRALEISAISDPAVAMLDQILAAMPKIFTAAIIMVVFYVIGRFVADLASSLLAGVGFNNVLTWLGLPRSLSTPPSDVPGAAPAPGETPTMLQEETIPYRTPSEIVGLLVLIGILLIGAVAATEVLQFQQLTVLVQGILTVSGQVLVGIAVFGVGLYLANIAFSLIVSSGGRQSRIVGQTARISIIVLVSAMALQQMGIATNIVNLAFGLLLGAIAVAIAIAFGLGGRDIAAEQMRQWLSSFRDNG is encoded by the coding sequence ATGAATGGATTCCTTGAAACCCTTGGATCGCAGCTTGGGGGCTTCCTACCTAGCCTCATGGGTGCGATCGCTATTTTGGTGGTGGGGTGGATTATTGCCACTGCCATTGCCGCTGCTACTCGCGGCATCCTAGGCCGTACCGATATCGATAACCGCATTGCGGGCTGGGTCATGGGCGATCGCCCCGATGGCACCAAGCTACCCACAGAAAAGTGGATCTCAACCGCGATCTACTGGATTGTGATGGCCTTCGTCATCGTGGCCTTTTTGCAGGCGCTGAGACTAGATGTCGTGTCTCAGCCGCTGAATAATTTCCTAGATCAGATCTTCAGCTATCTGCCTAAGATTGGCGGCGCTGCCATTCTACTAGGAGTTGCATGGCTGTTGGCAACGATCGTCCGCTTGTTTGTCCTCCGCGGCCTGCAGCGATTTCGTCTCGATGATCAGCTTGCCGAACAAACGGGAACAGAAGTCAGTGAATCACCGATTGTGCTCAACGAAACGTTGGCCAATGCGCTGTACTGGTTTGTTTTCCTATTTTTCCTACCCCTCGTTCTAGATGTTTTGGATCTGCAAGGGCCCCTCGCCCCAGTCCAAAATCTTCTGGATCAAATCCTGTCTGCCCTGCCCAAGATTTTGACCGCTGTCATTATTGGGGCTGTGGGTTGGCTGATTGCCCGCATCGTGCGCGGCATTGTCACCAATCTTCTCAGCGCCACGGGGATCGATCGCCTGGGTACCCGTATGGGCTTGACGGAAGCAGCCGGAACGCTGTCTCTCTCTAGCTTGGTCGGCACCGTCACCTATGTTTTAGTGTTGATCCCTACGGCAGTTGCCGCCTTGCGGGCCTTAGAAATCAGCGCTATTTCTGACCCAGCCGTGGCCATGCTGGATCAAATCTTGGCGGCCATGCCGAAGATTTTCACTGCCGCCATCATTATGGTGGTGTTTTATGTGATCGGTCGATTTGTCGCCGATCTCGCCTCCAGTCTTTTGGCAGGGGTTGGGTTCAACAATGTCTTAACCTGGCTGGGCCTACCCAGATCCCTCTCTACTCCGCCATCGGATGTCCCCGGTGCAGCTCCTGCGCCTGGAGAAACACCAACAATGCTCCAAGAAGAAACCATTCCATACCGCACGCCCTCTGAAATTGTGGGTCTGCTGGTGTTGATTGGCATTCTGCTCATTGGTGCTGTGGCTGCTACGGAGGTGCTCCAGTTCCAACAACTGACTGTGTTGGTGCAGGGTATCCTCACCGTCTCCGGGCAAGTCTTAGTGGGCATTGCGGTGTTCGGCGTTGGTCTATACCTTGCGAACATTGCCTTCAGTTTGATCGTCAGCTCTGGTGGCCGTCAATCTCGGATTGTGGGTCAAACGGCACGAATTTCCATCATTGTGCTGGTGTCGGCTATGGCACTTCAGCAGATGGGCATTGCCACCAATATCGTCAACTTAGCCTTCGGTTTACTCCTAGGCGCGATCGCTGTGGCTATTGCCATCGCCTTTGGTCTAGGTGGCCGCGATATTGCTGCCGAGCAAATGCGTCAATGGCTATCGTCCTTCCGGGATAATGGCTAA